Proteins from one Falco naumanni isolate bFalNau1 chromosome 2, bFalNau1.pat, whole genome shotgun sequence genomic window:
- the CCDC89 gene encoding LOW QUALITY PROTEIN: coiled-coil domain-containing protein 89 (The sequence of the model RefSeq protein was modified relative to this genomic sequence to represent the inferred CDS: inserted 1 base in 1 codon; deleted 1 base in 1 codon): MANSTSDPETGKDMEDLTKGLEEQWESPEEKSEKALLHSHPEQQHRLICILKKKDEAQECCRSLVQLSMEAEKLRAEDAVKMKTQSQRIQHLEGCFMELVNNHEKMIQFKDEHKKQYMQLWEGNKHLWQENEALLTQSIRQKEAEVLQLAAWARKLSKQLKSLEEKRAYESHRAQEQEKELLEAHSQQASAYAWEADSLQAQLQCLQKHQXVAKVECAESQRRAQGSELRARLEQANEEKEQLLNLAMERGKALQDKQRKIQQLEKKLETAEKARQRASTPLVKEAAAAADGHLEVQELQQQLKSNKQAYDELTLQLDAYRKHSTDLLAKEKVLNVKLHHFIV, from the exons ATGGCCAACTCCACAAGTGATCCAGAGACAGGCAAAGACATGGAAGATCTGACAAAAGGCCTGGAGGAACAATGGGAGAGCCCTGAAGAGAAGAGTGAGAAGGCTCTGCTGCATTCACACCCAGAACAACAGCATCGCCTTATCTgtatactgaagaaaaaagatgaggCACAGGAATGCTGCAGAAGCCTGGTGCAGCTCAGCATGGAGGCAGAGAAACTGAGGGCAGAGGatgctgtgaaaatgaaaacccAGAGCCAACGGATTCAGCATTTGGAGGGGTGCTTCATGGAACTGGTCAACAACCATGAAAAAATGATCCAGTTCAAGGATGAACACAAGAAACAGTATATGCAGCTGTGGGAGGGGAATAAGCACCTGTGGCAGGAGAACGAAGCGCTCCTCACCCAGTCCATTAGGCAGAAGGAAGCTGAAGTACTCCAGCTTGCTGCCTGGGCCAGAAAGCTCTCAAAACAGTTAAAA TCCTTAGAGGAGAAACGTGCTTATGAGAGTCACAGAGCCCAGGAGCAAGAAAAGGAGCTGCTAGAAGCTCACAGCCAGCAAGCAAGTGCCTATGCCTGGGAAGCTGATTCGCTACAAGCCCAGCTGCAATGCCTACAGAAGCACC CTGTCGCAAAGGTAGAGTGTGCAGAAAGTCAGCGGAGGGCTCAGGGCAGTGAGCTGCgggccaggctggagcaggcaaATGAGGAGAAAGAGCAGCTACTGAACCTGGCCATGGAGAGGGGCAAAGCTCTGCAAGATAAGCAACGGAAAattcagcagctggagaagaagCTGGAGACAGCAGAAAAAGCCAGGCAGAGAGCCAGCACACCCCTTGTgaaagaggcagcagcagcggcggaTGGTCATCTGGAGGTCCAAGAGCTCCAacaacagctgaaaagcaacaaacagGCGTATGACGAACTCACACTGCAGCTTGATGCTTACAGAAAGCACAGTACAGATTTACTGGCTAAAGAAAAAGTGCTGAACGTTAAACTCCATCATTTCATTGTGTAA
- the CREBZF gene encoding CREB/ATF bZIP transcription factor has protein sequence MRHSLTQLLAASSGGASASGAVWPLAGAGQAPRGRDGGGEGDPGPARPKQQQPPRREAGALEPRRQEKEPEAPGGPLEVWEQEDWFPGLELGDLLEAARPDWDLDAELSGCFCGEPEPLPALGQGQRPAAPGRRNGGAGSRLKAAAAARLNRLKKKQYVLGLESRLQGLAAENRQLRDRNRGLSRRLRELERESSYLRAVLANQSALGQLLSRLAGIRAGGLQLSTSLFRDTGSPRRHHHHLQPAGESSDHDYALPSSRPPSREEAAAVREAEEEWAAPGGICLHVDRDQVSVEFCSICARRAAASFKIFSFRCLPCQAPLCRG, from the exons atgCGCCACAGCCTCACCCAGCTGCTGGCGGCCTCCTCCGGCGGAGCCAGTGCCTCGGGCGCCGTCTGGCCGCTCGCCGGCGCGGGGCAGGCCCCGAGAGGGCGGGATGGCGGCGGGGAAGGGGATCCGGGCCCCGCGCGGCCCAAACAACAGCAGCCgccgcggcgggaggcgggcgCCTTGGAGCCGCGGCGGCAGGAGAAGGAGCCGGAGGCGCCCGGTGGCCCGCTGGAGGTGTGGGAGCAAGAGGACTGGTTCccggggctggagctgggagacCTGCTGGAGGCGGCCCGGCCGGACTGGGACCTGGACGCGGAGCTGAGCGGCTGCTTCTGTGGGGAACCGGAGCCGCTGCCCGCTCTGGGCCAGGGCCAGAGGCCGGCGGCGCCCGGGCGGAGGAACGGCGGGGCTGGGAGCCGGCTgaaggcggcggcggcggcgcggctgAACCGGCTGAAGAAGAAGCAGTAcgtgctggggctggagagccGCCTGCAGGGCCTGGCTGCTGAGAACCGGCAGCTGCGGGACCGCAACCGTGGCCTGAGCCGCCGCCTGCGAGAGCTGGAGCGGGAGAGCAGCTACCTTCGGGCCGTGCTGGCTAACCAGAGCGCTctggggcagctcctgagcCGCTTAGCCGGGATCCGCGCCGGcgggctgcagctcagcaccagcctCTTCAGGGACacgggcagcccccgccgccatcaccaccacctccagcctgcCGGCGAGAGCAGCGACCACGACTACGCCCTGCCCAGCTCCCGGCCTCCCAGccgggaggaggcggcggcggtgAGGGAGGCGGAGGAGGAGTGGGCGGCCCCCGGCGGGATTTGCCTCCACGTGGACCGGGATCAGGTGTCGGTGGAGTTCTGCTCCATCTGTGCTCGGCGGGCAGCAGCCTCCTTCAAAAT TTTCTCTTTTAGGTGCTTGCCCTGCCAGGCTCCGTTGTGTAGGGGTTAA
- the LOC121083177 gene encoding transmembrane protein 126A-like, translating into MTGREFLELDSPQQRLYLERFKRMEVIQKLLDELPKADQNICNHGTYFLAANSSLCGIAANTLFRNILHVRKASFVSSLPMAIIPFLSTAAFYEVFVREPLFSGDLNCEVCAVVRGGLTGAVIGGFYPVLLALPLNASLAARYSSSPLPGKENLLRYWLTTARPVFRKMSLIVLVQAITGLYLATKHHGIYVKILQQMNTSSSDPEELEA; encoded by the exons ATGACAGGAAGAGAGTTTCTTGAACTTGATTCTCCGCAGCAGAGACTATATTTGGAAAGATTTAAGCGGATGGAAGTCATACAAAAGTTGCTCGATGAGCTTCCTAAAGCAGATCA GAACATTTGTAATCATGGAACATACTTCCTTGCAGCAAATTCAAGCTTATGTGGTATAGCAGCAAATACCTTATTCAGGAACATTCTGCATGTCAGAAAGGCTTCCTTCGTGTCTTCTTTGCCAATGGCCATTATTCCATTTCTTTCAACAGCAGCGTTTTATGAAGTTTTTGTGCGTGAGCCTTtattttcag GTGACCTAAACTGTGAGGTCTGCGCTGTGGTCAGAGGAGGATTAACAGGGGCTGTCATAGGTGGCTTCTATCCTGTTTTGCTGGCTCTCCCCCTGAACGCAAGCCTTGCAGCCAG GTATTCTTCATCTCCCTtaccagggaaagaaaatctaTTACGCTACTGGCTCACAACTGCTCGGCCTGTCTTTAGAAAGATGAGTTTGATTGTACTTGTGCAGGCAATAACTGGATTGTATCTTGCCACTAAACATCATGGAATATATGTCAAAATCCTGCAGCAGATGAACACTAGCAGCAGCGATCCCGAAGAGCTAGAAGCATGA